A single region of the Nitrospinota bacterium genome encodes:
- a CDS encoding pentapeptide repeat-containing protein, protein MRYGILGTALGLFIAFSGVASAEEGSGPLDEAGCAKWRGAKTVAIDEKYVAKLEAKAEKPVEGVEYSSDKLALLMYKDPETAKSILEGDRNNVQKTKAGLVDLSGYTFNGANLSGFNLDRVDLNGAEFEGANLSGATLRGADLSKASMESVNLQGADLTDASAYKAELMGANLSYANMSFANLEKTNLESADLCMATLASANLTSVELNNAYIKKANFDKAKEIPKKIHTHADHLFVFGLPVPSWDK, encoded by the coding sequence ATGAGATATGGGATATTGGGCACAGCCTTGGGGCTGTTCATTGCGTTTTCGGGCGTCGCATCGGCTGAAGAAGGCTCCGGCCCGCTGGATGAAGCAGGTTGCGCGAAATGGCGAGGAGCAAAAACCGTCGCGATAGACGAAAAGTACGTAGCAAAGCTGGAAGCAAAGGCCGAAAAGCCGGTTGAAGGGGTTGAATACTCCTCCGACAAACTTGCATTGTTGATGTACAAGGATCCCGAGACCGCAAAATCGATCCTGGAAGGTGACAGGAACAACGTGCAAAAAACCAAGGCCGGCCTTGTAGACCTCAGCGGTTACACGTTCAATGGCGCGAATCTCTCCGGTTTCAACCTCGACCGCGTTGACCTTAACGGGGCCGAATTCGAAGGAGCGAACCTTTCAGGCGCAACTCTAAGAGGCGCGGACCTCTCCAAGGCTTCAATGGAATCGGTTAATTTGCAGGGGGCCGATCTTACGGACGCAAGCGCATACAAGGCTGAGTTGATGGGGGCCAACCTTTCATACGCCAATATGTCCTTCGCGAATCTGGAGAAAACCAACCTTGAATCCGCCGACCTCTGCATGGCCACACTTGCGTCGGCAAACCTCACCAGTGTCGAACTGAACAACGCCTACATCAAGAAAGCGAACTTCGACAAGGCGAAGGAAATACCAAAAAAGATACATACCCACGCCGACCACCTCTTTGTGTTCGGCCTCCCTGTTCCATCCTGGGACAAGTAA
- a CDS encoding class I SAM-dependent methyltransferase has protein sequence MDMESKVKCRVCGIPSEEFYKDTRTFYKCPVCFLIFTEEMADEKGSEEHYKKQWREVDPAFFKQQSDVLLDVANRFVKPERILDYGSGSGGITLELRSRGYDVTPLEPMEHGYLKDQEYPHQFNLIIGVEVIEHLPDLWEELGELDKILQPGGVIIFSTGMTDKFIEHPQAVEVFKGWWYKDDQTHVSFFCADSIAMIAHRMEYESYFLGDQLFVLKKPAL, from the coding sequence ATGGATATGGAAAGCAAAGTGAAGTGCAGGGTGTGCGGAATACCTTCCGAGGAGTTCTATAAGGATACGCGCACATTCTACAAATGCCCCGTCTGCTTCCTTATATTCACCGAGGAGATGGCGGACGAAAAGGGGAGCGAGGAGCATTACAAGAAACAGTGGCGCGAGGTTGATCCCGCGTTCTTCAAACAGCAGTCGGACGTACTGCTGGACGTGGCGAACCGGTTCGTGAAACCGGAGAGGATACTCGATTACGGCTCCGGCTCCGGCGGGATCACCTTGGAGCTGAGGAGCAGGGGGTACGATGTCACGCCGCTTGAACCGATGGAGCATGGATACCTGAAGGATCAGGAGTATCCGCACCAGTTCAATCTGATTATCGGAGTTGAGGTTATCGAACACCTCCCTGATCTTTGGGAAGAGCTAGGCGAGCTTGATAAAATTCTTCAGCCGGGGGGCGTTATTATCTTCAGTACCGGTATGACAGACAAGTTCATAGAGCATCCGCAGGCTGTCGAGGTCTTCAAGGGGTGGTGGTACAAGGACGACCAGACCCACGTAAGTTTTTTCTGCGCCGATTCGATCGCGATGATCGCCCACAGGATGGAGTACGAATCATACTTCCTCGGCGACCAGCTTTTCGTCCTGAAGAAACCTGCGCTTTAG
- the queC gene encoding 7-cyano-7-deazaguanine synthase QueC, giving the protein MGRAVVLLSGGADSATCLGAAVRDGYEIYALTIDYGQSHKIEIEMAKKQAEHFRVKEHLVLDIDLRRLAKSALTGSMEVPKGRGDNEIDSGIPSTYVPARNTIFLSLALGWAETVGTGDIFIGVNAVDYSGYPDCRPDFIESFENTARLATKMGVEHERELEIHTPLIHLSKGEIFKLGSGLGVDFSKTHSCYSPVGAKACGECDSCRLRLKGFADAGLKDPLEYK; this is encoded by the coding sequence ATGGGTAGAGCGGTTGTTCTCCTATCCGGAGGTGCCGATTCGGCGACATGCCTCGGCGCGGCGGTCCGCGACGGATACGAGATATACGCGCTGACTATCGATTACGGCCAGAGCCACAAAATTGAAATTGAGATGGCGAAGAAGCAGGCGGAACATTTCAGGGTAAAGGAGCACCTCGTGCTTGATATCGACCTGCGGCGCCTTGCGAAGTCGGCCCTCACCGGAAGCATGGAGGTGCCGAAGGGGAGAGGGGATAACGAGATCGATAGCGGGATACCGTCTACATACGTTCCGGCGAGGAATACGATATTCCTTTCGCTCGCCCTCGGTTGGGCCGAGACGGTGGGGACGGGGGATATCTTCATCGGCGTGAACGCCGTCGATTACTCCGGCTACCCCGATTGCAGGCCAGATTTCATCGAGTCGTTTGAAAATACGGCGCGGCTCGCAACGAAGATGGGGGTGGAGCATGAGCGGGAGCTGGAGATCCATACTCCGCTGATACATCTATCAAAGGGTGAGATATTCAAGCTGGGGAGCGGGCTTGGCGTCGATTTCTCGAAGACGCACAGCTGTTACTCCCCTGTCGGCGCGAAGGCTTGCGGCGAGTGCGATAGCTGCCGCCTTCGCCTGAAAGGTTTCGCCGACGCTGGATTGAAAGACCCGCTGGAGTACAAATAA
- a CDS encoding DUF2064 domain-containing protein, with the protein MKSLIVFAKAPVKGAVKTRLKKDTPLSDTDLLVLYTAFLKDTFVTAGKSSADRVIVAYTPAESEDVMRNLAEEFIGGKDIDYLPQEGESFSDRIGHSFDHSHKAGSDFSIMIGSDSPTLHSTAINKAFDLLEERWGCVLGPSGEGGIYLIGMKSGMSFDYERIFSDGSELVNFSLEAQRAGGNLALLGEVSDIDVASDLVTLLSIVESMKAAGEENFDFPFHTAQELSRLGLKVERSAGTREKMVVKNG; encoded by the coding sequence ATGAAGAGCCTCATCGTCTTTGCGAAGGCGCCCGTGAAGGGCGCGGTAAAGACGAGGCTGAAAAAGGATACTCCGCTCTCCGATACTGATCTTCTTGTTCTCTATACCGCTTTTCTGAAGGATACCTTTGTCACAGCGGGAAAATCTTCCGCGGACAGGGTGATAGTCGCCTACACTCCGGCAGAATCGGAGGATGTCATGCGAAACCTGGCGGAAGAGTTTATTGGCGGCAAGGATATCGACTACCTTCCGCAGGAGGGGGAGAGCTTCAGCGATCGTATCGGCCACTCGTTCGACCATTCGCATAAAGCGGGGTCGGATTTTTCAATAATGATAGGGAGTGATTCGCCCACCCTTCACTCCACGGCAATAAACAAAGCGTTTGATCTCCTTGAGGAGAGGTGGGGATGCGTTCTCGGCCCGTCCGGCGAGGGGGGCATATACCTGATAGGGATGAAAAGCGGGATGTCGTTTGATTACGAAAGGATATTTTCAGATGGAAGCGAACTTGTGAACTTCTCCCTTGAGGCGCAACGGGCGGGGGGGAACCTTGCCCTCCTCGGAGAAGTTTCTGATATCGATGTCGCCTCCGATCTAGTCACTCTCCTTTCGATTGTCGAGTCGATGAAGGCGGCAGGGGAGGAGAATTTTGATTTTCCATTTCACACGGCGCAGGAGCTCTCCCGCCTCGGTTTAAAGGTGGAGCGGAGCGCGGGGACGAGGGAGAAGATGGTGGTTAAAAATGGGTAG
- a CDS encoding GerMN domain-containing protein — translation MKFSRSTLSLLICVSLLQGFALSQDVLPLPHHDSSRRGYYIYLENEGRLVPVTIKMPWEEFDEEKIKSVLESLIAGEHEYTRTVPKNTKVKRIFIDATLIVYIDFSGEIVKEHPGGVWTETLTVASICRTVFSNFEVRSVKILVEGKEIETIAGHIDLKRPISRETVSTWLKEIPE, via the coding sequence ATGAAGTTTTCCAGAAGCACACTATCGCTATTAATCTGCGTTTCACTTCTGCAAGGTTTTGCCTTATCGCAGGATGTCCTCCCCTTGCCACACCACGACAGCTCGCGGAGGGGGTATTACATCTATCTTGAAAATGAGGGGAGGCTCGTGCCGGTCACCATCAAGATGCCGTGGGAGGAGTTCGACGAGGAGAAGATCAAATCGGTGCTCGAATCGCTGATAGCAGGGGAGCATGAATATACCCGAACCGTTCCGAAAAACACGAAGGTGAAGCGGATATTTATCGACGCAACTTTGATAGTCTACATAGACTTCAGCGGGGAGATCGTAAAGGAACACCCCGGCGGAGTATGGACCGAGACACTCACGGTCGCCTCAATATGCAGGACCGTTTTTTCCAACTTCGAGGTCCGCTCCGTGAAAATACTGGTAGAGGGGAAGGAGATAGAAACAATAGCGGGTCATATAGACCTCAAGAGGCCTATTTCCCGCGAAACCGTTTCTACATGGCTCAAGGAGATCCCGGAATGA
- a CDS encoding insulinase family protein — protein MAKKMFEHTKTILDGKLRCLTIPVPTSRSLTLMILVRSGSRYETREDNGISHFMEHMFFKGAERYPDAMAVSSAIDGAGGNFNAFTSEEMVGYFVKISTAKKETAYDVLSDMLLNSKFDEDEIKRERGVIVEEIRMYHDDPMSQVNLDYHSLILGDQPLGWDIAGPEATVTSMTRDNFVKHHERFYYGSNSVITAAGGISPEEHEALCRKYFKFDKGGEPAKAEPFKKMDTDRIYLRNKETEQAHFIFGTYGCRAEHEDVAPFRVLNTILGGQMSSRLFYQIRERRGLAYYINSSLNMYEDVGLFQVSAGVNLDKVEEAIKCAMEEIRKIREEKVTPEELTRAKENIKGHTDLALEDTRRVATLYGMREILYNRIKTPEEIAEEIDAVTIEQVNAVAQKYFVDDQMKLSVIGPYKERNTFEKAFRFS, from the coding sequence ATGGCAAAAAAGATGTTTGAACACACAAAGACGATCCTCGACGGAAAACTCCGCTGCCTCACGATACCAGTGCCGACATCCAGGTCGCTTACCTTGATGATACTCGTCCGTTCCGGTAGCCGGTATGAAACGAGGGAAGACAACGGCATATCCCACTTCATGGAGCATATGTTCTTCAAGGGTGCAGAGAGATACCCGGACGCGATGGCGGTTTCCAGCGCTATTGACGGGGCTGGCGGGAACTTCAACGCCTTCACAAGCGAGGAGATGGTAGGCTATTTCGTAAAGATATCGACTGCCAAAAAGGAGACAGCCTATGACGTTCTTTCGGATATGCTGTTAAACTCCAAATTCGACGAAGATGAAATAAAACGGGAACGCGGGGTGATCGTGGAAGAGATACGAATGTACCACGACGACCCGATGAGCCAGGTAAACCTCGACTATCACTCCCTGATTCTCGGCGACCAGCCACTCGGGTGGGATATCGCCGGGCCGGAAGCGACAGTTACCTCCATGACAAGGGATAATTTCGTGAAACACCATGAGCGCTTCTACTATGGATCAAACAGCGTGATCACCGCCGCCGGGGGGATCTCTCCGGAAGAGCATGAGGCTCTATGCCGCAAGTATTTCAAATTCGACAAAGGTGGGGAGCCTGCAAAGGCGGAGCCGTTTAAAAAAATGGATACCGACCGCATCTACCTGCGGAACAAGGAGACGGAACAGGCGCACTTCATTTTCGGAACATACGGATGCAGGGCGGAACATGAAGACGTGGCTCCGTTCAGGGTATTAAATACCATCCTCGGCGGACAGATGAGCAGCCGGCTCTTCTACCAGATAAGGGAGAGGAGAGGCCTGGCGTATTACATCAACTCCAGCCTCAACATGTACGAGGATGTGGGGCTTTTCCAGGTGAGCGCCGGCGTAAATCTCGACAAGGTGGAAGAGGCCATCAAATGCGCGATGGAGGAAATAAGGAAAATAAGGGAAGAGAAAGTTACTCCCGAGGAGCTTACACGCGCAAAGGAGAACATCAAAGGGCATACAGACCTCGCGCTTGAAGATACCAGGCGAGTGGCAACCCTCTACGGCATGAGGGAGATACTCTACAACAGAATAAAAACGCCGGAAGAGATAGCGGAAGAGATCGACGCCGTTACCATCGAGCAAGTTAACGCCGTGGCGCAGAAATATTTCGTGGACGACCAGATGAAACTCTCCGTCATCGGTCCCTACAAGGAACGGAATACCTTCGAAAAGGCGTTTCGCTTTTCCTAG
- the murI gene encoding glutamate racemase has protein sequence MSDSKKKIGIFDSGIGGLTVLHALGELLPNEELLYLGDTARVPYGTKSKETVIRYSMENCRFLISHGVKAVVVACNSASATSIPILRESFDLPILGVIEPGVEEAMRSTVTGKIGVIGTNATIESGRYDTLLREHGAKEVVGKACPLFVPLAEEGWTDNKIAEDVARVYLEEFPGKVDTLILGCTHYPLLEKTIAKVCGDEIKLINSASAVAKKLRDTLGSLKLLSDTKGGKRQYFVTDSPARAEKVGGRFLGEDISPHLELTDLTRFA, from the coding sequence ATGAGCGACAGTAAAAAGAAGATAGGGATATTCGATTCCGGCATAGGGGGGCTTACGGTCCTGCACGCGCTAGGGGAGCTTTTACCGAACGAGGAACTTCTATACCTTGGCGATACAGCCAGGGTTCCATACGGAACGAAATCGAAGGAGACGGTAATACGGTACTCGATGGAGAACTGCCGCTTCCTTATCTCGCATGGAGTAAAGGCCGTCGTGGTCGCCTGCAACTCCGCGTCGGCGACAAGCATCCCGATCCTGAGGGAGAGCTTCGATCTGCCGATACTCGGCGTGATAGAACCCGGCGTAGAAGAGGCGATGAGATCCACGGTCACCGGAAAGATAGGGGTGATCGGAACGAATGCGACGATAGAATCGGGAAGGTATGACACCCTCCTCAGAGAACATGGGGCAAAGGAGGTCGTAGGAAAAGCATGCCCGTTGTTCGTTCCTCTCGCCGAAGAGGGGTGGACAGATAACAAAATTGCCGAAGACGTAGCCCGCGTTTACCTCGAAGAGTTCCCCGGCAAGGTGGACACACTGATACTCGGTTGTACCCATTACCCCTTGCTTGAAAAGACGATAGCGAAGGTCTGCGGGGATGAGATCAAGCTGATAAATTCTGCCAGCGCCGTTGCAAAGAAACTGCGCGATACATTAGGAAGCCTCAAACTCCTCAGCGATACCAAGGGGGGGAAACGGCAGTATTTCGTAACCGACTCCCCTGCGCGCGCCGAAAAGGTTGGCGGCCGCTTCCTCGGCGAGGACATCTCCCCTCACCTGGAACTCACCGACCTCACCCGCTTCGCCTGA
- the alaS gene encoding alanine--tRNA ligase produces MPKTLRGSEIRRLFLEYFASKGHKEVRSSNLIPAADPTLMFTNAGMVQFKDVFTGKEKRDFVRAVSCQKCLRVAGKHNDLEEVGRTNRHNTFFEMLGNFSFGDYFKKEAIAYAWEFLTEVVHIPKDKLWVSVFHEDEEAGKLWVQETGIEANRVIRLGEKDNFWSMGPTGPCGPCSEIFIDNGPAKGCGKPDCAPGCECERYEEIWNLVFMQYDRDKEGNLTPLPNPSIDTGMGLERIASVLQGVDSNFDSDLIRPMIARAESVLEKPYGNNREDDISLRVIGDHIRTAAFLITEGVLPSNDDRGYVLRRIMRRAMRHGKMLGATEPFLYKVVGSVIDSFKESYPELADAEETMARIIEVEELRFGRTLENGLRIMNDLVGKAVAKGEKRVDAREVFKLYDTFGFPIDLASDIIKDAGLVFDEAEFNSELERQREMARSSAKTAPQEVAEVYKALQNEITLFTGYEMLEMDSDIVALIKDGARVESLSKGEKGEVILSETPFYAESGGQVGDTGIINSMSGRGKVIDTKKAMPNLYTHFVEVVDGELKAGQDAGVKVDRAKREATVRNHTATHMLHAALKTVIGEHVKQAGSHVSPDRLRFDFSHYTAVTHEELREVERIVNEKIREDLPVTTDEKDLEDAIKDGATALFGEKYESKVRVVSLPGFSKELCGGTHARSSGQIAVIKIVAETGVAAGVRRLEAVTGEGAFNYFLKLEDEAKDIASVLKCSADESAERVQRLLDKGKDLEKEIKKLKTEKARGGDGGGGGEERDVKGIKVVSRKLDGADVETLRGIVDDAKVKIGSGVVLAGTVENEKVILVAGVTKDLTKKLKAGDIVKAAAAIVGGGGGGRPDMAQAGGPDAAKLDEAVASVFATVEKLIG; encoded by the coding sequence ATGCCGAAAACATTAAGGGGAAGCGAGATCAGGCGATTGTTCCTGGAATACTTCGCTTCAAAGGGACATAAAGAGGTAAGGAGCTCAAACCTTATCCCCGCCGCCGACCCTACCCTTATGTTCACAAACGCGGGGATGGTGCAGTTCAAGGATGTCTTTACCGGCAAGGAGAAACGCGATTTCGTCCGTGCAGTCAGTTGCCAGAAGTGCCTCCGCGTCGCCGGCAAGCATAATGACCTGGAAGAGGTAGGGAGAACCAACCGTCACAACACCTTCTTCGAGATGCTCGGAAACTTTTCATTCGGCGACTACTTCAAGAAAGAGGCGATCGCGTACGCGTGGGAGTTCCTCACCGAAGTGGTTCATATACCGAAGGACAAACTATGGGTATCGGTATTCCATGAAGACGAGGAAGCCGGGAAGCTCTGGGTGCAGGAGACAGGGATAGAGGCAAACAGGGTCATCCGCCTCGGCGAGAAGGATAACTTCTGGTCGATGGGGCCGACGGGGCCGTGCGGCCCATGCTCCGAAATTTTCATTGATAACGGTCCCGCAAAGGGTTGCGGCAAACCGGACTGCGCCCCCGGCTGTGAATGCGAGAGGTACGAAGAGATCTGGAACCTCGTGTTTATGCAGTACGACAGGGACAAGGAGGGGAACCTCACCCCGCTCCCGAACCCGAGCATCGATACGGGAATGGGGCTGGAGCGCATCGCCTCCGTATTGCAGGGGGTTGATTCGAATTTCGATTCCGACCTTATAAGGCCGATGATCGCAAGGGCAGAGAGCGTCCTTGAAAAGCCGTACGGCAACAACAGGGAAGATGATATCTCGCTTAGGGTTATCGGCGACCATATACGCACCGCCGCCTTCCTTATTACGGAAGGGGTTCTCCCGTCAAACGACGACAGGGGTTACGTTCTTCGCAGGATAATGCGGAGGGCGATGCGACACGGCAAGATGCTTGGCGCCACCGAACCGTTCCTGTACAAGGTGGTCGGCTCCGTGATCGACTCCTTCAAGGAATCATACCCGGAACTTGCCGACGCCGAGGAGACAATGGCAAGGATCATCGAAGTGGAAGAGCTCCGTTTCGGACGTACGCTTGAGAACGGGCTTCGCATCATGAACGACCTTGTGGGGAAAGCGGTTGCGAAAGGGGAAAAGAGAGTTGACGCTAGGGAGGTGTTCAAGCTCTACGATACTTTCGGTTTCCCTATCGATCTTGCCAGCGACATCATAAAGGACGCCGGGCTGGTCTTTGACGAAGCCGAGTTCAACAGCGAGCTTGAACGTCAGCGCGAGATGGCAAGAAGCTCCGCAAAAACCGCGCCGCAAGAAGTTGCTGAGGTCTACAAGGCTCTTCAAAATGAGATCACGCTCTTTACCGGCTATGAAATGCTGGAGATGGATTCGGATATCGTGGCTTTAATAAAGGATGGCGCCAGGGTGGAGAGCCTCTCCAAAGGTGAGAAGGGTGAGGTTATCCTGTCAGAGACCCCTTTCTACGCCGAATCGGGCGGCCAGGTGGGGGATACCGGGATAATAAACTCCATGTCGGGGAGAGGGAAAGTAATCGACACGAAGAAGGCGATGCCAAACCTCTACACCCATTTCGTTGAAGTTGTCGACGGGGAACTAAAAGCGGGGCAGGACGCAGGGGTTAAGGTGGACAGGGCGAAACGCGAAGCGACAGTGCGGAACCATACGGCAACGCATATGCTCCACGCCGCGCTGAAAACCGTTATAGGGGAGCATGTCAAGCAGGCTGGCTCGCATGTTTCTCCCGATAGGCTGCGATTCGATTTTTCCCACTACACCGCCGTGACGCATGAGGAGTTGCGCGAGGTGGAGAGGATAGTAAATGAAAAGATCCGGGAGGACCTGCCGGTCACTACCGATGAGAAGGACCTTGAGGATGCGATAAAGGACGGCGCGACCGCGCTCTTCGGCGAGAAGTACGAATCGAAAGTGCGTGTTGTATCTCTCCCCGGATTTTCGAAGGAGCTTTGCGGAGGGACGCACGCGAGATCGAGCGGGCAGATCGCTGTTATCAAGATAGTCGCCGAGACAGGCGTAGCCGCCGGGGTGCGGAGGCTGGAAGCTGTAACCGGCGAAGGGGCGTTCAACTACTTTCTGAAACTGGAAGACGAAGCGAAAGATATCGCGTCAGTTCTCAAATGTTCCGCCGATGAAAGCGCGGAGCGTGTGCAGAGGCTCCTCGACAAGGGGAAGGATCTTGAAAAGGAGATCAAGAAACTTAAAACGGAAAAAGCGCGCGGCGGCGACGGCGGCGGCGGTGGTGAAGAGCGCGACGTGAAAGGGATAAAGGTCGTGAGCCGGAAGCTGGACGGCGCGGACGTCGAAACGCTTCGCGGGATAGTGGACGACGCAAAGGTGAAGATAGGTTCCGGTGTAGTGCTGGCGGGAACGGTTGAGAATGAAAAAGTGATTCTCGTGGCAGGAGTCACGAAGGATCTGACTAAAAAGCTGAAGGCCGGCGATATAGTAAAGGCGGCGGCGGCGATAGTAGGGGGCGGCGGAGGTGGGAGGCCAGACATGGCCCAGGCCGGAGGTCCCGACGCGGCAAAACTGGACGAGGCGGTTGCATCCGTTTTCGCGACGGTGGAAAAACTGATAGGGTAA
- a CDS encoding lipoprotein-releasing ABC transporter permease subunit: MKLELFMSLRYLMAKRKQTFISLITWISVGGVGLGVMALIVVLSVMTGMQNELRDKILGTYSHIVITKMGDKMVHSEEFINKIASHPDVVAVAEYIYGEVMASTSTATSGVILRGIDPQKEGSVTKIKDYLIYGEVESLSEIMKEGEFDRYGIILGDELAARLGVVMDDTIALLTTKGKRTALGMVPKMKQFIVVGIFHSGMYDYDSGMAVVSLKAAQDFFGMENRISGVALNVRDIYTADKVAAELEDSLESSFHVRDWMKMNENFFYALKLEKTAIFIILVLIVFVAAFNIISTMMMVVMEKGRDIAILRAMGATQNTVMRIFFLEGFIIGFSGTLLGNIAGFLFCIGLKKYQFIQLPADVYNVTTLAVEMNMTDFIVVSACALSITLISAIYPAWRASRIDPAEALRYE, translated from the coding sequence ATGAAACTTGAACTATTCATGAGCCTTCGATACCTGATGGCGAAACGGAAGCAGACCTTCATCTCGCTAATCACATGGATATCGGTAGGTGGGGTCGGGCTGGGAGTGATGGCCCTCATCGTCGTTCTATCCGTAATGACAGGAATGCAGAATGAACTGCGGGACAAGATCCTCGGCACATATTCACACATCGTCATCACGAAAATGGGGGACAAAATGGTCCACTCGGAGGAGTTCATAAATAAAATCGCCTCCCACCCCGATGTGGTCGCCGTTGCGGAATACATTTACGGCGAAGTCATGGCTTCGACTTCCACTGCTACCTCCGGGGTGATACTCAGGGGCATCGATCCCCAAAAGGAAGGGAGCGTAACGAAGATCAAGGACTACCTGATCTACGGCGAAGTGGAATCCCTTTCGGAAATAATGAAGGAGGGGGAGTTTGACAGATACGGGATAATCCTCGGCGACGAGCTAGCCGCGCGCCTGGGAGTCGTGATGGACGACACGATCGCCCTCCTCACCACAAAAGGGAAAAGAACCGCCCTCGGGATGGTTCCGAAAATGAAGCAGTTCATCGTCGTGGGGATATTCCACTCCGGGATGTACGATTACGACTCCGGCATGGCGGTGGTATCGCTTAAGGCGGCACAGGATTTCTTCGGGATGGAGAACCGCATCAGCGGAGTGGCCCTGAATGTGCGGGACATATACACCGCCGACAAGGTTGCCGCCGAACTGGAAGATTCGCTGGAATCATCGTTTCACGTCCGCGACTGGATGAAGATGAACGAGAATTTCTTTTACGCGCTTAAGCTCGAGAAGACCGCCATATTCATAATTCTCGTGCTGATAGTTTTCGTGGCGGCATTCAACATCATAAGCACCATGATGATGGTGGTGATGGAAAAAGGGCGCGACATCGCGATACTACGCGCCATGGGGGCGACGCAAAACACTGTCATGCGCATCTTCTTCCTGGAAGGTTTCATCATCGGCTTTTCTGGAACACTGCTCGGCAATATCGCCGGGTTCCTCTTCTGCATAGGCCTTAAAAAATACCAGTTCATACAGCTCCCCGCGGACGTCTATAACGTCACAACTCTTGCGGTGGAGATGAACATGACCGATTTCATCGTAGTCTCCGCATGCGCGCTCTCCATTACTCTGATATCAGCGATCTATCCCGCATGGCGCGCAAGCAGAATCGATCCCGCCGAAGCACTCCGCTACGAATAG
- a CDS encoding N-acetylmuramoyl-L-alanine amidase: MLYSQKLRLFAATFPLIAIIGVNTVASEPLRLISTVVIDAGHGGRNLGAKNSNLAVEKNFTRKLANALKKEIISNNGDAVKVVFTRPGKNDFTQEERAHIANSNKGDIYISFHAASGYGKDSHDLGIFVFEDKPGTSWETVGLQYAQENLQFARTLKIHLDAIYPYKEFVIRRGNFIPLQGIGMTAVLVEAVGLNDPRDEMEISREDFYIKFSKAVYGALLEYGINR, translated from the coding sequence ATGCTTTACAGCCAAAAATTACGCCTTTTCGCCGCAACCTTTCCCTTGATCGCCATCATCGGCGTTAATACCGTTGCATCGGAACCTCTCAGGCTTATATCGACCGTCGTCATCGACGCCGGCCACGGAGGGAGAAACCTCGGGGCAAAAAACTCCAACCTTGCCGTTGAAAAGAACTTCACCAGAAAACTTGCCAATGCGCTAAAAAAAGAGATCATTAGCAATAACGGCGATGCAGTGAAAGTGGTTTTCACCAGGCCGGGAAAGAACGATTTCACACAGGAAGAGAGGGCGCATATTGCAAACAGCAATAAAGGGGATATCTATATATCCTTCCACGCGGCTTCCGGATACGGCAAGGACTCCCACGACCTTGGCATTTTCGTTTTCGAGGATAAGCCGGGAACATCATGGGAAACGGTCGGCCTTCAGTATGCTCAAGAGAACCTACAGTTTGCGCGCACTCTGAAGATCCATCTTGATGCCATCTATCCGTATAAGGAGTTCGTCATTCGCAGGGGGAACTTCATCCCGCTCCAAGGGATAGGGATGACCGCGGTGCTGGTTGAAGCGGTCGGGCTGAACGATCCGCGCGACGAAATGGAGATCAGCAGGGAAGATTTCTATATTAAATTCTCGAAGGCGGTTTATGGCGCCCTCCTCGAATACGGTATCAACAGATGA